CACACATCTTTATAACCagtgatatatatatcaatatgacaatatcaatatcaatatatatatatagtttgacaAAAAAGTCATTGCCGGACAAGGCGTGACATATTTAAAGGAGATTGAAAAGCGAGTAGCTCACGTGTAAGTGGTCCTCTTGTAAAGCAAAAGGACAGAAAATGTCAGGGTTTCAAAAACACTAGCGTTCTGAAATTTGTGTTCTATACTTTACAAAATAGGGAGTCAGGGACAATTGATTCCAGAAaactaaaattgaatttaatattaaaattcaattttaattttaaaggcaGCTCCTTTAAAATCCTCCGCTCTTTTTTTGTTACTCTCTCTAGCTCACTCTCTTatttatatgtgtgtatatatatatatgttatttatatatacgcGTGTGTTTGTGAGGAGAAAAAACTCCAGAGCCTGAGGACCAACCCAAACCATCTAGTTGGGTGTTAGAggacaaaaataaataagatgatGGATGAAGTATATGTGGTGGGCTGGACACATGCATGGTGTCAGGAAAGCATGGGGGAGAGGGTGCAGAGGAGATGGGACTAGCAGGAAAAGTGATGGGAGACGGTCCAGACGGATATAACTCTCATCTTAAAAGGGGCTCTCTAGGTCTTCTTCTTGTcctccttttttatttattttttattttttttttccttcttctttttcaactcCACTTTCAATCTCTAGACATAGAATTGTGTTCTTCTCTAATAAATGtatctatatattttcttgTATATTGAGAGATGAGAAGTCATGAGagactataaataaaaatattataatacatTTCTCCTCATCAAATGTCTGATAATGTAGACACATGCCGAATTACGTAAATATGTAtattcatttctttattttctctgtTCTAATTTCTCTTTTGCCACCATGAGTTTACGTGCATCACTGGACCACTGTCGAGGACACCAGGCCATGCTGTTCGAAGCCCGGATCACCTCAGTGGACTAAGAATGACTCTTTCTCCCATTCGAGCCTGTTGTGCAATTTTTACAGCATCAACAATATGTGTGTtatactttgttttctttctatgttgactatgatatgataagatttacaaaatttttctaagaaaagagaaagatcaGTATCAATTTATAGTGTCATAATAAAAGAACATAAATTGAGAAAACATAGAAACATGTGTTAGAACAAGTAAAAGACTTATAAGTTTAActtaattatatgttatataaaataataataatcaatagTATAACCTCAAGAatactctcttttcttttcttttctctattcTAGTTCTTGCGTTTTGAATTTCACAAGTCATGTTTGGGTATAATTCTCAGTAATTAATGTTGCCGCTTGAATTGTCGTTAGTGGTTGGTAGAAGTTGCCTCTTGAAGTTTGTTTTCCACAAAGGAACTACAGCCATATCACGTTACGAGTACCATTGATGCTAGAAGCGTGTTTTGATTCAAGTCTAATTTGTTAGTTGAGTCCTAGATCTATTATAATTGAAAAATCCTAAAGAGTGATCTAGTAATTATCACTTACTAGATTGATTATCTGGGCCGGTAACAATGGAAGCGCATTGCTGAACTGAGTTAACCATTAAAGATCAGAAGGCACAGAGAAGTGAGTTTAGGAAATAGGCATGCATATATCACAATTCAAATCACAATTCACACGCATGAAAACTTAGTATCAAATAAAGAAGACTCCGAAAGTACAGTAATAGATTAAGAAAGCTGCTAGATCACATCATATGGATATAATCATCATGGTAATAATTGTTACAAGCTGGAAAATTTAATAGGAGTCCCCAATTTCGGTCTTAAACCCCTCATTTCTTCCCGCTTTTCTTAAGCCCAGCACCTCCAATGGGTCCCTTCTGTGCCTTAGCCCTCAGCTCCTTAAGTGCCTACTCATCATATCAATTGAATCGAATTTAGAATCTTGTAAAACAATAAAGGGAGCGTGATACAGACCTACATAACATAACGGATGTATTACcttttcctcttcctttttcttctgaATATTGGCCTTATCAACCTGTAGACAGCAGATGAAACTATGTTGTGAAAATGATATCATCAAAAAAGATCAAACAACACTACCTGATTATGTTACAAATTTCACCAAAGGCAGCCTAAGCATATCCCTAAATGCCTCGGATATAGAGTAAGGGCTAGAATCGAAGAACAGAGTAAGGGCTAGAATCCAAACCACATAATGTCAAGGCAAAATTGATACAGAGTGCCTATAAACAATAATCTGCTTGAGTAACAAAATAGTTGCATCCAATGTACAATATCTAGGGAGGAAACACCCCAGAAACCTCCAATTCTATCTAGAGAGAATATAAACAGGATGAGGTAGCTAAAACTATGTTGATATGGTTCTTCTAAGACGGTACAATATACACATATTCAAGATATTCAGCTACAAAAGCAGCTCAACGATGCACAAAGTTACCACTAGATCCTAATAATCACGGGCACACTCATAAAAAGACACATGGTTCTACGGCTGTACAAGGCATGATTGGGAAAATCCGAGAGTAAAATAGAACAACCCATATTTACCAGTGTGAAGAATATGAGAAaactattcttttcttttttttttataagtaacattcgcatatcaagaaaaaaaaccaaacacTCCATAACTAGATAAGCACGCGTTGGTAATAGGTGATAAATAGGTAGAAACATATTATTTCGTACAAAGAGAGTTTTTTAACTCCAAAATTAGAACCTCTTTCAAGCAGAAGAATTCTGAAGaatttaataattaactttCCTTAAGATTGTTACATATTTGAAAGTTATAATTGCATACATATGATTCATGGATCGGCTAAagatcattatttatttatgcagATCTCTTgttacttgggctttgcctattgttattaattctactgtttacttatcaaaaaaattatttatttatgcagACACGACAGAGTATAATTTaccattaagaaagaaaatcgaAGCAAAGAAAGAACACGAATTTCCAGCAAGCAAGCTCATATACCATTTGGCCTAGGATTTTGTctgaaataacaataatataatcctctttttccatattttcaaaaatgaaaagcTGAAGTCTAAAAAGAATATCTccggaaaaaaataaaaaataacccaAGCAATAAATCCCTCAATTTCAACGAACTTTAATTATTTCCACCCTAGATATATAAACAATCCATTAAAGATTGAAAACCATACCTCGTCGTATTCTTTCTTGTCAGACTTGGGTTGCTTCAAAGGCTTTGCCTTTCCACCTACagaatcaaagaaaataaaaaccccTAATTCTCTTTTCACACACAACAAAAAAGAAGGTTCAATCAACAAATAAAATCTAGGCTTCCTCTTCTCGTAATTAACAGGAAAATCACAGAGACTTTGGCGgatcaataatcaaaattaacGAATCTAGGGTCTCGAAGAGAGGGAGCATACCTTGCTTCGACGACATGGCTGCGATCTGGGGCTACGGTCCGGGCCGGATTCGAAAGCAAAGCAGAATCCCCAAGAGAGAGCCCTAACAGTATGCAAGACGAAATGATCGCGAGTCAATCAGGGACTCGGGATTATATAATGGGGGCGATGGACTGCACGCGCCTTTTCCcaatattgtaaatttactaTTCCGTCCTCCACTCCAACTGTCGAACATTTATTTGGTTGCTTCCttcttcttatattttattaataaatttaatccGACGTAGTGTTTCTCTGCCCTTCAATCAAAAGGTACAAGTAACCTAATTTACATCAAGTTCTAATTGTGTTGTACATAATTATCCTAAACGGACTGGAACATCTAGGGATTGTGAATTAGTAATAGAaacttaaatttttaagatttgagatattaattaaataattttcagcGATTTGAAGGGACcatattgaaaaaattttgaaggttaagagtataaaaaattcaaaccacgAATACAATGATGACCAAAGGTTCAGCATTCCTTTAAGCTTTTCAAATGGCATCTTAGCTCTAACAAAATTTAACAATATTAAAGAGCGATTCTCAAATAATCATAATAGCCATTAAAAGTAAAGAATCATCTTCGTATTGGCAAATCATTCCTATAATCGAATATATCTAGCAATCTTCAACAATATAAAGAGTGACAAATAGTAAAAATCCATCGAACTTAAAATTAATGTGTGTACTCAATGGCGTAATGAGTAATAACCAATCTAATTTTTTACTACATACCTTTGGAAAACATTCCTAGATACATTTTGTTTATCGAGAGTAGAAATGAAGCACCTTGAACTCTTTTTGTACTTCACACTCATATATAATACTAAGCATGCTTgatcagaaaaaataaataattaattttcatgTCACTCACgaatcccaatttttttttaagcagaATCCCATCTTAAATATATAGCACAGTCAAAGATTTAAATGATAAAAGTGATGCAATTGGAATAGAGCTTTTGAAGGGCAAGCATCTGGTATTTTCCTAATCTCACCAAGCTATAAAATTTATTGAATGATCATTGGCACTTTCATCTGGCTTCCACCTCTGAAATTGAAACATCATTCGAGGCAAGATTTTCCAACCTGCTTTCCGGCAAACTACAATTCATGAAAAAGGCAGGTTGTTTTGGTGCAGGGATTGGCACAGTTCCATTAGTAATCATGGAAGCAACATCAGACATGGAAGGCCTATCGTTTGGACTGTCTTGCACGCACAGCAGGCCTACGTGAATGCACCTCAGAACTTCGTTTGGGTCATAGGAATTGTCCAAGGCTGGATCTGCAATCTCTAAGCATTTTCCTTCTGTCCACATTTCCCatgcctgaaaaaaaaaaatgagggacAAGAAATGACGAAGTTACATTTTGAACAGATTTGAAGTGTTCATCTCAGACAAAAGCTGGGGACAAAGATCTCATGTAGAATAGAAACTTACATATCCTACGAGGCTTGATGCTTTTCCATGATGAGAAAAACTGTTATTCTTCTTTCCGCTCAAAATTTCTAGCAATATTACTCCAAAGCTAAAGACATCAGACTTCACTGAAAACTTTCCCCTCAATGCATACTCGGGAGACATATAGCCACTGAATATGAGTTCAATAAAAACTTCCAGTATTTAGGGACTAGATCTATGCAAGCATGAATACAAATGCATACTTGTTTACATATGCTCAGAGATAAATTGATGATTTACTTACTATGTTCCAACCACCCTCTTTGTATTTGCTTCAGATTCATCTTGCCCAAATATTCTTGCCATGCCAAAATCAGATATCTTTGGGTTCATCTCAGCATCAAGCAAGATGTTACTAGCTTTCAGATCTCTATGCACTATTCTCAGTCTTGAAAATTTATGAAGGTAAAGAAGTCCTTGAGCAATCCCTTGAATGATGTTGAACCGTTTTGTCCAATCTAATAAGTCCTTTTTCACAGGACCTGTCTATGAGAAATATGTAAATGTTAGGACTAGcattgatttttatttgtttttctccaaaagaaaaaaaaaagttacaaatgAAATAAGTTTTTAAGTACTAAAAATTGTCAACCGAAGAGAAATAAATCCAGGCTTTTGTTGTGCATGTACTCATATATCAACATCTTCTCTTCTCTCTGAATGCAGCACCCAACCAGTTTGACAAGATTAGTGTGTTGCAGCTTGGCAATTAGCACAATTTCATTCTTGAATTCTACTTCTCCTTGTCCAGAATTTCTGGAGAGCCTCTTTATTGCAACTTCTTGACCATCAGGTAATATTCCCTGAAACaataactaattaaataaataaaatatcataggttctcatatcatctaattTTGAAGGGTCTCTACATTAGTACCTTGTAAACGGGTCCGAACCCACCTTCTCCAAGCTTACATGTAGCCGCAAAATTGCTTGTTGCTGTTGATATGCTTTCAAAGCTGAAAAATTGTAACACACTGCCCTTCTTCCTGCTTACTGtgaatttctttctcttcctagATCTGCTAGAATGTGTTGTTCTAGCTCCTAGCTCACATTGTAAGATTTCTTGCTCTGCTTCATTCTCCCCTTTTAATCAAATAGGGAACCCCAAATAGAAAGTTATTAGTAATAAACCAATGATTAACATTGTTCTGATATTAttcttgtgattttttttagattaccTTTTTCTCTACgttttctttgaatgaaaatgTATAACGAGCACAGTGCCAGTAAAGCTACAGACCCAATCACAGATGGGACAAGCCATATCC
This genomic interval from Carya illinoinensis cultivar Pawnee chromosome 2, C.illinoinensisPawnee_v1, whole genome shotgun sequence contains the following:
- the LOC122301054 gene encoding G-type lectin S-receptor-like serine/threonine-protein kinase CES101 isoform X1, whose product is MATKGRALITLILFSFFLIRHSQSEKDVLAQGQKLRDGEHLVSAEDRFRLEFFSPGTSRNRYVGISYNLVNDAAELVANKKVVWVANRNNPIADNSGILMIDESCRLIISHSGGSLIVSDSVQAAKNTSAMLLDSGNFVLRELNSDGSKQQILWQSFDYPTDTLLPGMKLGVSFKTMHVWSLTSWISENIPAKGSFTLTTSYNIDGTSQLTIWWKGNAYWTSGNWQNGRYEFVRFYNYGNYKFSSIAHQNESYLTYSLYEKYSISGLILDPTGQMVEITGLAPFGAGSCSYNSNPGCIKQQLPECRKPNDRFERIKGAMSGEGFNFDGNYNLSLFDCRLNCLNNCSCIAYAYSDYNQTSCTIWIRGGNFEESNYSYSREIYVLTPEKVKWRIWLVPSVIGSVALLALCSLYIFIQRKRREKGENEAEQEILQCELGARTTHSSRSRKRKKFTVSRKKGSVLQFFSFESISTATSNFAATCKLGEGGFGPVYKGILPDGQEVAIKRLSRNSGQGEVEFKNEIVLIAKLQHTNLVKLVGCCIQREEKMLIYEYMHNKSLDLFLFGPVKKDLLDWTKRFNIIQGIAQGLLYLHKFSRLRIVHRDLKASNILLDAEMNPKISDFGMARIFGQDESEANTKRVVGTYGYMSPEYALRGKFSVKSDVFSFGVILLEILSGKKNNSFSHHGKASSLVGYAWEMWTEGKCLEIADPALDNSYDPNEVLRCIHVGLLCVQDSPNDRPSMSDVASMITNGTVPIPAPKQPAFFMNCSLPESRLENLASNDVSISEVEAR